A portion of the Calothrix sp. 336/3 genome contains these proteins:
- a CDS encoding glycosyltransferase — protein sequence MRKLYFLLPGTDNKFACGGLWAELKTLELARNICNADVVTYRQRESGKLFLDDILSEKQEDTIFVMSWGFDISRLVSKLRGQNVVYHAHSAGYKFNLPPDIPIITVSRNTLGYWGQLAPNSLIYYLPNQISEEFQNLHLPRDIDILVQARKSSTYLLKMLVPALQKKYQVFVVNSYIPDLPGLFNRAKVYLYDSAEYWAQQSVSEGFGLQPMEAMACGCHVFSSVNGGLSDYLDPGFNCQKIAGYSLEYDMQRISVALNRENKITFPEHFLAEYRQKNIIDKMQVILQELNEFFDHRQKYTSNIPQLTPMRLAQLQIQRVFSKVKKKMNR from the coding sequence ATGAGAAAACTTTATTTTTTACTTCCTGGTACAGATAACAAATTTGCCTGTGGTGGACTTTGGGCAGAGTTAAAAACATTAGAATTAGCTAGAAATATTTGTAATGCTGATGTTGTCACCTATCGGCAACGAGAAAGTGGCAAATTATTCTTAGATGATATACTTTCAGAGAAACAAGAAGACACTATATTTGTCATGAGTTGGGGATTTGATATTTCCCGCCTCGTCTCAAAATTGCGAGGTCAAAATGTAGTTTACCATGCCCATAGTGCAGGATATAAATTTAATTTACCTCCAGATATTCCCATTATTACAGTCAGTAGAAATACCCTGGGTTACTGGGGACAGTTAGCACCAAATTCCCTAATTTATTATCTCCCAAATCAAATTAGTGAGGAATTTCAGAATTTACATTTACCAAGAGATATAGATATTTTAGTTCAAGCGAGAAAATCCTCAACCTATCTTCTCAAAATGCTGGTTCCAGCCTTACAAAAAAAATATCAGGTGTTTGTAGTCAATTCCTATATTCCCGACTTACCAGGGTTATTTAACCGGGCAAAGGTTTATTTATACGATTCCGCCGAATATTGGGCACAACAGAGTGTCAGCGAAGGTTTTGGTTTACAACCCATGGAAGCAATGGCTTGTGGTTGTCACGTTTTTTCCAGCGTCAATGGTGGACTTTCAGATTATTTAGACCCCGGATTTAATTGTCAGAAAATAGCTGGCTATTCCCTAGAATATGATATGCAAAGAATTAGTGTTGCGTTAAACAGAGAAAATAAAATTACATTTCCCGAACACTTTCTTGCCGAATATCGTCAGAAAAATATTATCGACAAAATGCAGGTGATTCTCCAGGAATTAAATGAATTCTTTGACCATCGACAAAAGTATACAAGTAATATTCCCCAACTAACACCTATGCGATTAGCACAATTGCAAATACAAAGAGTATTTTCCAAGGTGAAAAAGAAAATGAATCGCTAA